In the genome of Colletes latitarsis isolate SP2378_abdomen chromosome 9, iyColLati1, whole genome shotgun sequence, one region contains:
- the Bub3 gene encoding mitotic checkpoint protein Bub3 isoform X2, whose product MSEYICLDAVHAYSGGLGNTLKMYDINSNTESIMGTHDKPIRKIEYCAAVNAILTGGWDAAVKLWDPRTPTCVGSYLQPDVVLALSVCGDKFVVGTAKRKVCIWDLRNMAGMFQRRESSLKYQTRCIKGFPNEQGYVLSSIEGRVAVEYLDTTPEAQKKKYAFKCHRIKENNVEHIYPVNAISFHSTYNTFATGGSDGYVNIWDGFNKKRLCQFHRYNAGVAALSFSHDGSVLAIGVSYLNEAEIPPGGKDEIEIYIRYVNDQETKPK is encoded by the exons ATGTCTGAATACATTTGTCTG GATGCTGTGCATGCTTATAGCGGAGGCTTGGGAAATACATTGAAGATGTATGATATCAACAGCAATACTG AATCAATAATGGGAACACATGATAAACCAATTAGAAAAATTGAATACTGTGCTGCAGTAAATGCAATATTAACTGGTGGATGGGATGCAGCTGTAAAACTTTGGGATCCTAGAACACCCACTTGTGTAGGTAGTTATTTACAACCAGATGTTGTTCTTGCTTTATCCGTGTGTGGAGATAAATTTGTAGTAGGTACAGCCAAACGAAAAGTTTGTATTTGGGATTTGAGGAACATGGCTGGTATGTTTCAAAGACGTGAAAGTAGTTTGAAGTATCAGACACGTTGCATCAAAGGTTTTCCCAACGAGCAA GGATATGTTCTTAGCAGTATAGAAGGTCGTGTCGCTGTTGAATATCTTGATACTACACCAGAAGCACAGAAAAAGAAATATGCTTTTAAATGTCATAGGATTAAAGAGAATAACGTAGAACATATATATCCAGTGAATGCTATTAGTTTCCATTCAACATACAATACGTTTGCAACTGGTGGTTCAGACGGTTATGTGAATATTTGGGATGGTTTTAACAAGAAGCGCTTGTGTCAATTTCATAGATATAATGCTGGTGTTGCTGCCCTTAGTTTTAGCCACGATGGTTCTGTACTTGCTATAGGAGTATCATATTTGAACGAAGCTGAAATTCCTCCAGGCGGTAAAGATGaaatagaaatttatataaGATACGTAAATGACCAAGAAACCAAACCAAAATAA
- the Bub3 gene encoding mitotic checkpoint protein Bub3 isoform X1, whose protein sequence is MESRTEFKIKSPPTDAISAVEFGPNSTQFLLVSSWDSTVRLYDIHANTMRLKYNHDLPVLDVAFQDAVHAYSGGLGNTLKMYDINSNTESIMGTHDKPIRKIEYCAAVNAILTGGWDAAVKLWDPRTPTCVGSYLQPDVVLALSVCGDKFVVGTAKRKVCIWDLRNMAGMFQRRESSLKYQTRCIKGFPNEQGYVLSSIEGRVAVEYLDTTPEAQKKKYAFKCHRIKENNVEHIYPVNAISFHSTYNTFATGGSDGYVNIWDGFNKKRLCQFHRYNAGVAALSFSHDGSVLAIGVSYLNEAEIPPGGKDEIEIYIRYVNDQETKPK, encoded by the exons ATGGAGTCTCGGacagaatttaaaataaaatctccTCCGACCGATGCAATTTCGGCAGTAGAATTCGGACCGAACTCAACGCAGTTTCTTCTTGTCTCATCATGGGACAGTACAGTGCGACTGTATGATATTCATGCAAATACTATGAGATTAAAATATAATCATGATTTGCCGGTTCTAGACGTTGCATTTCAG GATGCTGTGCATGCTTATAGCGGAGGCTTGGGAAATACATTGAAGATGTATGATATCAACAGCAATACTG AATCAATAATGGGAACACATGATAAACCAATTAGAAAAATTGAATACTGTGCTGCAGTAAATGCAATATTAACTGGTGGATGGGATGCAGCTGTAAAACTTTGGGATCCTAGAACACCCACTTGTGTAGGTAGTTATTTACAACCAGATGTTGTTCTTGCTTTATCCGTGTGTGGAGATAAATTTGTAGTAGGTACAGCCAAACGAAAAGTTTGTATTTGGGATTTGAGGAACATGGCTGGTATGTTTCAAAGACGTGAAAGTAGTTTGAAGTATCAGACACGTTGCATCAAAGGTTTTCCCAACGAGCAA GGATATGTTCTTAGCAGTATAGAAGGTCGTGTCGCTGTTGAATATCTTGATACTACACCAGAAGCACAGAAAAAGAAATATGCTTTTAAATGTCATAGGATTAAAGAGAATAACGTAGAACATATATATCCAGTGAATGCTATTAGTTTCCATTCAACATACAATACGTTTGCAACTGGTGGTTCAGACGGTTATGTGAATATTTGGGATGGTTTTAACAAGAAGCGCTTGTGTCAATTTCATAGATATAATGCTGGTGTTGCTGCCCTTAGTTTTAGCCACGATGGTTCTGTACTTGCTATAGGAGTATCATATTTGAACGAAGCTGAAATTCCTCCAGGCGGTAAAGATGaaatagaaatttatataaGATACGTAAATGACCAAGAAACCAAACCAAAATAA
- the Bub3 gene encoding mitotic checkpoint protein Bub3 isoform X3 — MRKDAVHAYSGGLGNTLKMYDINSNTESIMGTHDKPIRKIEYCAAVNAILTGGWDAAVKLWDPRTPTCVGSYLQPDVVLALSVCGDKFVVGTAKRKVCIWDLRNMAGMFQRRESSLKYQTRCIKGFPNEQGYVLSSIEGRVAVEYLDTTPEAQKKKYAFKCHRIKENNVEHIYPVNAISFHSTYNTFATGGSDGYVNIWDGFNKKRLCQFHRYNAGVAALSFSHDGSVLAIGVSYLNEAEIPPGGKDEIEIYIRYVNDQETKPK, encoded by the exons ATGAGAAAA GATGCTGTGCATGCTTATAGCGGAGGCTTGGGAAATACATTGAAGATGTATGATATCAACAGCAATACTG AATCAATAATGGGAACACATGATAAACCAATTAGAAAAATTGAATACTGTGCTGCAGTAAATGCAATATTAACTGGTGGATGGGATGCAGCTGTAAAACTTTGGGATCCTAGAACACCCACTTGTGTAGGTAGTTATTTACAACCAGATGTTGTTCTTGCTTTATCCGTGTGTGGAGATAAATTTGTAGTAGGTACAGCCAAACGAAAAGTTTGTATTTGGGATTTGAGGAACATGGCTGGTATGTTTCAAAGACGTGAAAGTAGTTTGAAGTATCAGACACGTTGCATCAAAGGTTTTCCCAACGAGCAA GGATATGTTCTTAGCAGTATAGAAGGTCGTGTCGCTGTTGAATATCTTGATACTACACCAGAAGCACAGAAAAAGAAATATGCTTTTAAATGTCATAGGATTAAAGAGAATAACGTAGAACATATATATCCAGTGAATGCTATTAGTTTCCATTCAACATACAATACGTTTGCAACTGGTGGTTCAGACGGTTATGTGAATATTTGGGATGGTTTTAACAAGAAGCGCTTGTGTCAATTTCATAGATATAATGCTGGTGTTGCTGCCCTTAGTTTTAGCCACGATGGTTCTGTACTTGCTATAGGAGTATCATATTTGAACGAAGCTGAAATTCCTCCAGGCGGTAAAGATGaaatagaaatttatataaGATACGTAAATGACCAAGAAACCAAACCAAAATAA
- the Nop56 gene encoding nop56 ribonucleoprotein, which translates to MSKLFVLFEHAAGYAIFAVKEFEEVGMLMPQVEASVTDLSRFNAVVKLIGFSPFKTALAALENINNISEGIVPEDLQLFLDSCIPKAGKKEKVVLGVADPKLGASITEALDIKCDYTGAVPEIIRGIRFHFHNLVKGFTAKSSGVAQLGLGHSYSRAKVKFNVNRVDNMIIQSIALLDQLDKDINTFSMRIREWYSYHFPELVKIVPENYMYAKVAQLIKNRKELTEEKLEALEEVVMDSAKAQAIIDASKSSMGMDISPVDLLNIEMFAARVIALADYRKQLSEYLKSKMAGVAPNLATLIGDQVGARLIAHAGSLTNLAKYPASTVQILGAEKALFRALKTKGNTPKYGLLFHSTFIGRAGTKNKGRISRYLANKCSIASRIDCFTETPTNVFGEKLRQQVEDRLKFYETGEVPKKNIDVMKEALQEAAHIIESMQIESPKKKKKKEKRKRSDVLENGTKNGTENGFVENGVQDETEEPVKKKKKKKKSKSITEDE; encoded by the exons atg TCGAAGCTGTTTGTCTTATTCGAGCATGCTGCTGGCTATGCTATCTTTGCCGTTAAAGAATTCGAAGAGGTAGGAATGTTAATGCCTCAGGTTGAAGCATCTGTCACAGATCTGTCGCGTTTTAATGCAGTCGTCAAACttattggattttcaccttttaAAACTGCTTTGGCTGCTCTGGAAAATATAAACAATATCTCTGAAGGAATTGTTCCAGAAGATTTACAGTTATTCCTAGATTCGTGTATACCGAAAGCagggaaaaaagaaaaagttgttcttggtGTTGCTGATCCAAAACTTGGAGCTAGTATCACAGAAGCGTTGGATATAAAATGTGATTATACTGGTGCTGTCCCAGAAATTATTAGAGGGATTAGATTTCATTTCCATAATTTGGTAAAAGGTTTCACTGCTAAAAGTTCTGGTGTTGCACAACTAGGATTGGGTCATAGTTATTCTAGGGCTAAAGTGAAATTTAATGTAAATCGCGTAGATAATATGATCATACAAAGCATTGCTTTGTTAGATCAATTGGATAAAGACATAAACACATTTAGCATGCGTATAAG AGAATGGTACAGTTATCATTTCCCAGAACTTGTGAAAATAGTTCCTGAGAATTACATGTACGCCAAAGTTGcacaattaataaaaaatagaaaagaacTCACAGAAGAAAAATTAGAAGCTTTGGAAGAAGTTGTTATGGATAGTGCTAAAGCTCAAGCAATTATTGACGCATCAAAATCATCTATGGGAATGGATATTAGTCCTGTTGATCTTCttaatattgaaatgtttgCAGCACGTGTTATTGCATTAGCTGATTACAGAAAGCAGTTATCAGAATATTTAAAATCTAAGATGGCTGGAGTAGCTCCCAATTTGGCTACATTAATTGGTGACCAAGTAGGAGCTAGATTAATAGCACATGCTGGATCTCTTACGAATTTAGCCAAATATCCGGCTTCTACTGTACAAATACTGGGAGCAGAAAAGGCTTTATTCAGAGCATTAAAAACAAAGGGCaatactccaaaatatggattacTGTTTCATTCAACTTTCATTGGTCGTGCTGGTACTAAAAATAAGGGTAGGATATCAAGGTATCTTGCAAATAAATGTTCTATAGCATCAAGAATCGATTGTTTTACTGAAACACCAACTAATGTGTTTGGCGAAAAATTGCGGCAGCAAGTAGAAGATAGATTGAAATTTTATGAAACTGGTGAAGTACCTAAGAAAAACATAGACGTAATGAAAGAAGCATTACAAGAAGCTGCGCATATAATAGAAAGTATGCAAATAGAATCgcctaaaaagaaaaagaaaaaagagaaaaggAAAAGAAGCGATGTTCTAGAAAATGGAACAAAAAATGGAACAGAAAATGGGTTTGTTGAGAATGGCGTGCAAGATGAAACTGAAGAACcggtaaagaaaaagaaaaaaaagaaaaagtcaaAAAGCATAACCGAAGACGAATAA